Proteins found in one Cheilinus undulatus linkage group 9, ASM1832078v1, whole genome shotgun sequence genomic segment:
- the LOC121514824 gene encoding ovochymase-2, translating into MTRIKNVITDTFLLCRRFLSGVRVVVGDFDQKVKDVEEQVFHVKSVLVHENYHPAFPMSYDIALIKLEQHIRLGAHVQPICLPLPDDGMAPTSCIVGGWGRMRERQAWPLPAMTVLCAGPERGGKDACQGDSGGPLVCPPSSGSGHWVVLGVTSWGKGCGRSWENNSSRPPSRRGSPGVFTDVRLLLPWIKHKLRGDLCSVRDGPVTGSEGVIRNPALGGNRYDNNQLCVWRISVPPGFSILLEFDHFDLENDSHCRYDRLTVLVATHQPVVILCGSVLPGPVLLSNSQNATLLFSSDINQTRRGFVMRHHAIRGHSDPGCGTVVLVQDQTTLHSKNYPQFYSDDCVQRWVVYAPKGHIVKLDFADFYLEESDTCSYDSLTVLGDVEGLEEIVVLCGSSVPPPVLSYNRVMVLQFKSDSSITHRGFSATLAFISQTDLHHQNPAAAHSSGFIRAQQDHLTANQQHKESYADRGVQRSSSRVPSPQGDEDRRTSYDPMDMSLDDEDYSGDSSGTLQ; encoded by the exons ATGACCAGAATTAAGAATGTCATCACTGATACTTTTCTCCTCTGTAGACGGTTCCTGAGCGGTGTGAGAGTGGTGGTGGGAGACTTTGACCAGAAAGTCAAGGATGTAGAGGAGCAGGTCTTTCATGTAAAGTCTGTCTTAGTTCATGAGAACTACCATCCTGCTTTTCCCATGAGCTATGACATAGCTCTGATCAAGCTGGAGCAACACATTCGGCTGG GAGCCCATGTCCAGCCAATATGTCTGCCTTTGCCTGATGATGGCATGGCACCCACCTCTTGCATTGTGGGTGGATGGGGAAGGATGAGGGAGA GACAAGCATGGCCTCTGCCAGCCATGACAGTTCTGTGTGCCGGgccagagagaggaggaaaagatgcCTGCCAG GGGGATTCTGGAGGTCCTCTGGTATGTCCACCAAGTTCAGGCAGCGGTCACTGGGTAGTGCTGGGTGTAACTTCCTGGGGGAAGGGATGTGGTCGGAGCTGGGAGAACAACAGCAGCCGCCCCCCTTCCAGAAGAGGATCTCCAGGGGTTTTTACTGATGTCAGGCTGCTGCTGCCCTGGATTAAGCACAAACTAAGAGGAG ATCTCTGCAGTGTGAGAGATGGGCCTGTAACTGGCAGTGAGGGGGTTATAAGAAATCCTGCCCTTGGTGGTAATCGCTATGACAACAACCA GCTATGTGTATGGAGAATCAGTGTTCCTCCAGGTTTTAGTATCCTGTTGGAGTTTGACCATTTTGATTTGGAGAATGACTCTCACTGTCGTTATGATCGCCTCACTGTTTTAGTCGCAACCCATCAGCCTGTGG TGATTTTGTGTGGAAGCGTCCTCCCAGGCCCAGTACTTCTTAGTAACTCCCAGAATGCAACGCTCCTCTTTTCTTCAGATATTAATCAAACAAGAAGAGGCTTTGTTATGAGACACCATGCTATCCGGGGACACTCAGACCCAG GATGTGGGACTGTTGTTTTAGTACAGGATCAGACTACTCTCCACAGCAAAAATTACCCACAATTCTACAGTGATGACTGTGTCCAGCGCTGGGTTGTCTATGCTCCAAAAGGCCACATTGTTAAG CTCGACTTTGCTGATTTTTACCTGGAGGAGTCAGACACATGCTCGTATGACTCCCTCACTGTGCTGGGGGATGTGGAGGGCCTGGAAGAGATAG TGGTGCTTTGTGGCAGCAGTGTTCCTCCTCCTGTACTGTCCTATAACAGAGTCATGGTGCTCCAGTTTAAGTCAGACAGCAGCATCACACACAGAGGCTTCAGTGCTACACTGGCATTTATTAGCCAAACAG ACCTCCATCATCAGAACCCAGCAGCAGCACATAGTTCTGGCTTTATCAGAGCTCAGCAGGACCATTTGACAGCCAACCAGCAACATAAAGAATCTTATG CAGACCGAGGTGTGCAGCGGTCCAGCAGCAGAGTCCCCTCCCCCCAGGGTGATGAGGACCGGAGGACATCCTATGATCCCATGGACATGAGCCTGGATGATGAAGACTACAGCGGGGACTCCTCTGGAACTTTGCAATAA